The following DNA comes from Methanosarcina vacuolata Z-761.
TTTGCGTTATACTTCTTTTTTGCTTCTTCCCAGTGGGCCAGGACCAGTTCGTCAGAAACTTCGGACTTGCCATCGGTTATAAAGAGCAGGTCTGCACCCTGAAAATCCTTTTCTTTCAGGGACTTAAGGCCTGAAGCAAGGGCGGTATTGAAGTCAGTTCCTCCGCCGAAGGTATAGAGAAGGAAATTCAGGAACTTTTCGGACATTTTTTTCCTGCTGCTGAGTTCGATTTCCAGGTGCTGGCTTGTCGAGGCAAAAAGGATAACTTTCATGTCCCTCTGCTGAGAAAGCATCCTTTTTGCCATAGCCAGCACAGCAGACTTAGCTAAAGTTTGGGGAGCTCCGTGCATCGACCCGGAGGTATCCACAAGCACGATCATCGGGCCTCTGGGTTTTATACGGGGAGGGCCTGTGTAGTGCTTTCCGAGGAGCTGGTAGCTCAGGAGTTTTCCTTCAAGCATGTCCGCATAGAACTTCTTTTTCAGGGAGGGATTCAGGAGTTTTGCGGCTTCCATGGGCAGCAGGTTATTGATAGAGTCAGAAAAGCGCACGGTCTGAATCCGATTTTTTCCGAAAGGCGAAATGCGTATGCGGTCCGAGGGCGGATCAAATTCCCGCCTGCCTATGAAATCTATGATTTTTTTCAGGTCAGGGCTTTTTTCGAAGAAGGCCGAATAGTTTTTAAGCATTTTAAGCTGCACATAGAATGGCTCTTTTTTAAGCTCTTTTACGGAATAACTCCAGTTACGCTGGGGAAAAAGCAGGGCAAGGGTATCAAATAGCTCCAGGTTTTCTTCCATTTCCGTAACGAATTCGTTCATTCTACGGTATAGCCCTTCCATAACTCTTTCCAGAAACTCCTGGTACCCGCCTTTCTGCATGAATGCTAAAACAGCATCAACAAGGACAAATTCTCCGGAATTTCTAATTGCCCAGTCTTTCCTGCCTGAAAACTCCGTAGATCCCGAATTCCCCCACATGAGGAGGGTTTCTTTAAGGATTTCTTCAAATTGCCTCAGGATCTCAGCCATTCCGGCATCAAGTTCCTTAAGATATCCTGAACCTGAAATGCTGTTTGATTCTGAAACGCGTTCAATGATCTCATAAATCAGAGGCAGGAGGATTTTCAAGCCTGCAATTCCGGCTCCTCTGCTTTTTTTTGCAATTTTTCGGAGTTTAGGCCAGGGTTTTGAGTTTCTCAGAGTAAGAAGGATTGGGTAAAAAGCTCCGAAAGTCTCAATAAACCTTTCAGGGTCCTTAATCTCATAAGGCTGGCCAAAGAGAATCTCAAGGGTTATGATTTCAGCTATTTTTTCTCGCATTGGGCGGGGGATAGTTCGAGGAAAGGCTATTGTGCTCCTGAGATCACGTTCCAGCACGGTCGCAGTATGATTCTGGAGCAGAAGCAAATCCCGCAAGCCTTTGTTTCCTGAGGCTTTATTTTCTGAAAAGGAGTAAGTTTCATATGAGGCTGCACCTGGATTATTTGGGAAATCCTTAGAGCCTTCCATATCAAAACCTCATTTTGATTGTCTGATTTTAGGTTTTCTTGTTTAAAGATGCCTGGTTTAAAGATACCTGGTTTTAAGCTATCTAGTCCGGGTTTTTTATCTGAACTTAAATCGGGAGCCAATTCCTTTCATGAAACTATTGACACCGCTGCCCGAATCGGATACGGAAATTTTTTCCATTTCTCTTTTTCCTGCTTCTTTTGCAGGCTGAAGTTCAGACTGGGGTTCAGGTTGTGCTTGCCTACTATGAATTCCGAGCATTAACCGGCTTTTTGAGATAAGATCATTGAGCTCGGATAGTTCGGTACTTCGGGTATCGTGCAGGAGCAGAGCTTCGTTTCTATCAAGCGTCGAGAGCCATATATTTGCATCCATCAAGTTTTTGAGAAGTTCCCGCTCTGCTTCAAGCCTGTGTTTTATACGTTCCACACGATCGGACAGGGATTTCAATTCAGTTTCAAAAACTTCTTTCTGAGCCTGGGACAGTGTGTTCGTTTTTCCAGCGGCTTCCTGGAGCGAATCAATTTCTTTCACAAGGTTGTCATAGGGATAGATCCTTGAAGGACCTTCCATTTTAAGAGTATAGCTGTGATTCGGGTGGGAAATATGGTGGGTTTCGATTTCCTGCCTCAGCCGGAATTCTTCTCCGCAACTGTCGCAGATGATTTTTACAGGGAGTTCGTTTTTCAGGGCGATGCTGATCGCAGCCTGAAGGTCTTCGGCTTCCTGGCGAAGTTTTTCCGTGCTAATTCCACCTGAAATTGCGAACTCAAAGACGATTTTTCTTATGGTTTCCCGCTCTTCGGGCAAATTCCAGAGCATATGCTGAAGCAGGAGCACCATTGTCCTGTCCACTGTCGGGCATCCGCTGCTGCAGGCTGCAACCTTCAAGACCTGAATAACTTTTTTCCAGCGCCGGTCCGAAATTTCAATTTCCTGGAGCTGAAGGCTCTTTCTAAGTTCAGTTATAATGACCTCAACGTCAGGGTCAACAGGCATATCCTTTGCACGTGCTCGGAGTTCGTATATTGCGGAAACCCTGAGGCTTGCAGCAGGTTCGAATTCGTCAGGGCTCCTGAAAAGGAGGTCCCGGAAATTTTCATCATCCTGAATGTAGGAGAGCCTGTACCTGAATAAAAAGCGGTCATAAAGGGCTTCAAGGCTTTCGTTTTCGTCAGGAAGCTCATTAGATGCCCCGAAAACCGAAAGCAGAGGCACGTCTACAAGTTCTCTGCCGTTATGGTATTTGTGCTCATTGAGGATTGTCAGGAGGCTGTTCAGGATCGCACTGCTTGCTTTGAAAATCTCGTCCAGCAAAGCAATATGCGCAGTTGGGAGACAGCCATCGATTTTCCGGCGGAACTCGTCTTCTTCCAGGGCTTTTAAGGAGAGTGGGCCAAATAGCTCTTCAGGGGTGGAAAAACTCGTCAGGAGATAATTGAAGAAATTTCCGCTTTCGATTGACTGGCAGATATTTTTTGCAAGCTGGGTTTTTGCCGTTCCAGGCGGCCCGAGAAAAAGGAGGTTTTCCCCGGACAGCACAGCAAGAAGAGAGCCATTGATCTCGGTTTCTCGCTCTTTAAAATAGGCCATAAATGCGGATTTGATCTCAAGAAGCTTTTCTTTCAGGGCCAGACCTCCAGTTAAAGGGTGATAGTGGGGCAGATCAGGATAAAATCAATTTGCAGCCAGGTTTTAAGTCTTTAGTCTGATTATATTTTAAACCTTTTAATTGTATTTGGCCTTCTGAAAAATTAGTTTCTAGTGCATCGATTCCAAATTATGTCAGAAACGAATTTTTTGAAAACCACTGAAAGCACGGAAGACACGGAAATCAGTAGTAAAGGCGTGTTTCTTCCGTGCTTTCCGTGTTTTCCATGGTTGTAATATCCAGATCGAATCACTCTGCGACCGGCTGCGTTTTCCGTGTTACAAAATTCCATGTGACTTTAAAATAATATTTGCGTCATAAACTGTATTTATTTTCTTATTGTGTGTATATTTGAGAATCGATATACTAGTGTCGAGTCAATCCTCAAGGATTCAATAATTCCGAATAATTGCAATCGATTTTATACGACATTTTGCGGTTGACCCGACACTAGAAATATAACTTCTTATTTTGTGTTTTAAAAGATTTCTGTAACTTTTTCTTCCAATTGACTCTTTGTTAATGAGTTTTTTGAGTTCAAAGGAACATAAAATTAGATTTTTCACAAAACAAAGAATCAGTTTTGTACCTTATACATTTTTTGTGTGTATGTAAACCGTGAAGCTTAAATATGTTCATGATATTGTTGATTTATCAACTATTGATTTTTCAATTATTTAATTTCGTATAATTGAAAAATCAATATTATTATAATTCATTATATTCGGAAATTACTCCCTGAGAATATGCTTTTGATTGCAAAATCAGGTGTAAAAAGGAACAGTGAATAAAATGGATGAAGCAACCCTGAAGAAAATAATTCTTCTGATGATGGAAAGAGATGCTCTTGACAATTTTATTTTTGAACAAACTTTTCAGAAGAAAATCATTAGCAAATTCAAAAATTTAAGCAAGAATCAGCCCGTGGTAATCAAGATCATAGGTATGGAAGGTGAAATCATGCCCTCAACCATAGGGAGGTATACAGGTATGGATAAAAGCAGCCTCACTCGAATGGTTGATGATCTGGAGAAAAAAGGGTTGGTATTTCGAAAAACTGACCCTGAAGACCGAAGGAAAGTGCTTGTTTCTCTGACTGAAAAGGGATTAGAGTGTTATAATTATTCTAATCAGATCGTCGATGAGCTGCTTAAGCTTGTAGATGAAAAGGATATAGAGGACTATGTTCTGAGTCTCGAGACAATGGTGAGGATTTTAAGAAAGGCGGTTAGTCAACAAATTAAATAAATCTAATTATAAGGTCGATGAAAGGAGGAGGAGGAAGTGACTCGTAAAATTATAGAAAATCTTCAAAAGCTGGGTTTTACCAGAAATGAAGCTAAAATCTACGCAGTACTTGTCTGCCTTAAACAAGCGCGAGCCAGTGAAATTGCAGAAAGTTCCGGAGTCCCCAGATCTAAAGTTTATGGAACGCTCAGAGGAATGGAGAAGAAGGGGTATGTCCGGATAATCGAGGGTGAACCAACACTTTTTTGCTGCGTAGAGCCTGAAGAGCTCATTTTCAGGATAAGGACTGACTTTATGCTTTCTCTAAGCGAGACTGCAAATGAACTTAACGCCTTGAGTCCTGCAACAAATGGATTTTCAGTGGGAAGTTTTCGCAAATTAAAAGTACGGGTCTAAGAAATATAAGCAAGAAAATGTATGAGACTTTAAAAAAGATTTAATGTAACCTGAGGTATTATTTAATTTAACCTGTTTTTAATTATTATAAAATTGACACTATATTCCAGAATTACAGGTACTGGTTTAATTCTAAGTTCTCCAATCTCGTGAACTACCTCTCCCTTAATTCTTCGCCTTTTGGGTCAGTTTTAAGGGAGCAGCTTTCCTGGTTCTCTAATCGCCTTGCAGTGACAGTATAGTATATATAATAGTGGTTGAATGACATGGTGAGATGAGATAACTAAGTTTACAGATAACGAAAATTGGTACAGATAATGCTGAGATAATGCTGTATCCACCATTAAAACATGTGGAATTTTATATTTAACTCTCATAAAATTTGTAATTTTACAGAACTCGGCACATTGCCTGAAAGTTTACTTTAAACATTTGAGAACGGGCAGGTAACCCGAAGCAGTCCTGAATTTTTCTGAATCACTTTGAGGCTTTTGCGAGTTTTCTTTCACATCCTTTTCCTCTAACCTGCACCGCGAAAGAACGATATCAATGCTTTTTTCCAGATCTTTTTCATCAAAAGGTTTCACAATACATCCAGACCCCACATTCCAGATCTGTTCGAGAAGCTGGCGGTCCGAACAGGCAGTAAGGTAAACAACTGGAATACCGAACCTGGTAATTATCTCCTTTGATGCTTCTATGCCATTCAGGTTACCTTTTAACATAATATCCATAAGCACAAGATCAGGTCGGGTGCTTTCAGCTTTGCTAATAGCTTCCTCTCCGGATGAAACTACACCCGTAACAGTATGTCCCAGATTCTTCAGCATTATCCGTATTCCCATTGCAACGATATGATCGTCCTCAACAACCAGAATTCTTCCTTCTACCATATTACTGTTACACCTTTATTCAGCTTCAGAGAACTGGGTTTGAAACAGGTCTCCTAACTATTTAAGGCTTAAATCCTCCAATCTGTCAATGAAATTATAGGCCGGAACAGAAGCATTCGAACACATTCGATTTCTAAGTTATGAAAGCAATTCAAAAATTTCAATAATTACGATTTCAATAATTATTCACAAAGCTGGGAAAGAAGGCAAACTTCTCTATTGCTTCCTGCATTGAATCCTATATAAATTAAGGTATATAACCCACCCCGTATGGTACTTACAAAAGAATAGGAACTTTAAGCTGGCCCTGTCCATGTCGAAGGGGAAGAACTTTGTCCGGGGGCAAGGGATATTTTGATCCTATTAAAAATTTCAATAGTACTGTCTGGTAAAATTCAAAGAGATCTCGGGAAAAAGGTGCCGGAAGAATAGGAGGGCGCCTTTGCTTTTAAAGAAAAAGAAGTAAACTTTGGCGGTCCGGAAGATTTCAGGATTTCTTAAATAACCCGGGAAAACAGTTTTCTGCCAGATACGAGATTTTTCCTGGGCATCTGGCTTTCTTATTTCTTTGCTGTTGGCCATTCAAGCTGTTTTTTCATTCTGTATTTCTCTTTCCCGGAATATCTTTCATTCTGCTCTATCTCGTCCTGAATCATTCTGTTTTTTCTTTTTCCTTCCTGTGCCTGTGCAGGGCTATCTCAATGCTGCTGTGCAGATCTTTCTCATCAAAAGGTTTTACTATATAACCGAAAGGTTCAGTTTTCTTAGCCCTTTCCAGAATCTTATTATCAGAATAAGCAGTCAGGTAAACAACCGGTACATCAAACCTTTCCCTGATTTCACCTGCAGCTTCTACGCCGTCCATATTACCTTTTAACATGATATCCATGAGCACGACATCAGGGAAAGTACTCTCAGCCTTGCTAATGGCATCTTCTCCGGACGAGGCTACACCGGTAACCGTGTATCCCAAACTCTTTACCATTTTTTTTATTCCCATTGCAACGATATGCTCGTCCTCAACGATCAGAATTCTTCCTTCCGCCTTTTTTCTTTCTTCTGCCATTTTTTTTCCTTCCGACAATCACACTATTTAGAATTCATCTCCTTAAAAAAACTAATCTCGAAACCTGTTCCCCTGCTCCGGTCGAGTCTAATATCCCCTTCAATCTGATCTACAAGCGTTGTTACCAGTTGCAGTCCCAGGGAAGTTGTATTCCGGAAGTCCAGTTTCTCAGGGAATCCCCTGCCGTTATCTCTAACTATAAGGGTTAACTTCTCCTCCCTGTCCTCTGTTACGCCGTTAAGGCCAGTCTGTTCATTATTCTGCGGCATGGCTTTTGTGTTTCCGGAGTTATCATAATTCTTTTCCTGCAAGGTAGAGTTTTCTCTATTTCTGTGTAACTCAATATATATCTCTCCTTCTTTCTCTCCGGCAAAAGCATGTTTCAGGGAATTCGAGACCAGCTCATTGACAATTATTCCCAGGGGAACAGCCGTATCCATTCCCAGAAAAACCTTTTCGACATCCAGCTTCAAACTCACTTTCCTGCTGTCCAGGGAGTATGACTGGAACAGGTAATCTACAAGATTCTTAATATAATCCGCAAAGTCCACACTTACCATATCCTCGGACTGGTACAGTTTTTCGTGGACAAGAGCCATTGATTTGACCCTGTTCTGGCTGTCCCTGAAAGCCTCGATCACATCCCTGTCCGTAAAATTTCCGGACTCAAGATATAAAAGCATGGAAATCACCTGCAAATTATTCTTGATGCGGTGATGGATTTCTTTTTTGCGAATTTCCTCCATCTGGAGAAGTGCATCCTCGGCTTTCTTATGCTCGGTTATGTCCAGAATAATGCCCTGAAGATGGACTTCGCCGTCCTTGCTGCGCTGGATAACTGTCCTTTCGTCAACCCAGCGGACCTCCCCGGATTTTGTGAGAATCCGATATTCTGAGGTATAGTCCGTGCAGCCGGCTTCAACGTTCATCTCAAGTTCGACAGCCATCTTTTCCAGGTCTTCGGGATGCACAATATCTCCATAAAGAAGCCTGTTCGAGGTAAAATCCTCCACCTCATAACCCAGCCGAGTAATATTTTCCGAAACAAACTCTGCAGGCCACATGGGTTCATACTTCCATAGAAACACGATTACAGGACTTGTATTAACAACCCTTTCCAGATCCTCTTTAAGCTTGTTGGAACGCTCAAGTTCTTTCGCATAGTCCAGAAGGGCTTTTTCCGCTTCTATGCGTTGGGTTGTAATCATATCAAGAGCCTGGCGGGTTTCTTCGATCCCGTCAGTAAGTAGCTTGAAATCTCCCTTCCCGTGGATACTGATGGGTCGCTTAAAATCATTCTGCTGGAATGCAGTAAGGACTGCATTTGAATCATCGATAATACTGTTCAATGTTTCGGAGAATTTATCAAGTGTATTTCCGAGTTCTCTGAACTCTCCCTGCACATCTAAATTGACCCTTTCTTTTAATTCTCCTTCTGCAAGAGCATTGGTCACTCTTATACTCTCTCTGACTGGAACAATTACAGCTTTAAGAATTTCATTCAGGCCCATAGGGATTTCCCTGATGTCTCTCTCCACATCCGTATCTGCCCTGACATCAAGCTTTCCTTTAACTGCGTCCTGTGCGATACTCTTGAAATCCTGAACAATTTCATCTATCGGCTTTGTGATAGAAAGGGCAATCATATAAGAAAGGGCAGCCATGAAGAGAATTGAAATCGCAGAAATAACCAGAAGCCTGTTCCGAAGATCAACAACACCTGCAAGCATTTCTTCTTTTGGAATTACAAGCACAAAGGCGAGATCACCGGTTCGCACAGGCTCGTAGAACATTACAACAGGTTTGCCTGTAGTAGAGTCCACGGTCTCAATATATCCGCCAGTTCCATTTTTTATGTCATCTGCGGCTCTGGCTATTTCTTTCGAATTAAAATCATAAAGACTCTTTTTCCCGATCCATTCCTTGTGTGTAGGGTAAGAGAGCAGGACACCTGTGTTACTTACCATGAAGGCATATCCCGTATCAAATGCCTTGACCTTACTCACCACCTCGTCCATATATTTCAGAGGGACATCCGCCCCCGCTATCCCCACGAACTTTCCATCCTTGAAAATCGGGGAAACATGGCTGACCATGAATATGCCTTCATAAAAGTACGGTTCTGTAAGGACATCCTCTCCTCTGGCTTTGGGAAGCTGGTAATAATCAGAAGAATCATAATTAACAAGAGGCGCTACCGTAAGATTGCCTTTAATCTTATTACAATAGGGGACAAACCTGCCTGTTGCATCGTGTCCTGGGGCGTTAATATATTCTGCATCTTTGCCATCAAAAGCGTTTGGCTCATATCCCACATAAACCCCAATCAGATTCGGATTTTTTTCAAGGATATTCTTAAGGATGCCAATTACCTCAGTCCTGTTGGAAGCCTTGT
Coding sequences within:
- a CDS encoding vWA domain-containing protein, translating into MEGSKDFPNNPGAASYETYSFSENKASGNKGLRDLLLLQNHTATVLERDLRSTIAFPRTIPRPMREKIAEIITLEILFGQPYEIKDPERFIETFGAFYPILLTLRNSKPWPKLRKIAKKSRGAGIAGLKILLPLIYEIIERVSESNSISGSGYLKELDAGMAEILRQFEEILKETLLMWGNSGSTEFSGRKDWAIRNSGEFVLVDAVLAFMQKGGYQEFLERVMEGLYRRMNEFVTEMEENLELFDTLALLFPQRNWSYSVKELKKEPFYVQLKMLKNYSAFFEKSPDLKKIIDFIGRREFDPPSDRIRISPFGKNRIQTVRFSDSINNLLPMEAAKLLNPSLKKKFYADMLEGKLLSYQLLGKHYTGPPRIKPRGPMIVLVDTSGSMHGAPQTLAKSAVLAMAKRMLSQQRDMKVILFASTSQHLEIELSSRKKMSEKFLNFLLYTFGGGTDFNTALASGLKSLKEKDFQGADLLFITDGKSEVSDELVLAHWEEAKKKYNAKVYSLIVGSSGAGGLSEISDYIYFVEMEMDSEGSSEFVRLIKFTEEKNTKATDSNKARS
- a CDS encoding AAA family ATPase, whose translation is MAYFKERETEINGSLLAVLSGENLLFLGPPGTAKTQLAKNICQSIESGNFFNYLLTSFSTPEELFGPLSLKALEEDEFRRKIDGCLPTAHIALLDEIFKASSAILNSLLTILNEHKYHNGRELVDVPLLSVFGASNELPDENESLEALYDRFLFRYRLSYIQDDENFRDLLFRSPDEFEPAASLRVSAIYELRARAKDMPVDPDVEVIITELRKSLQLQEIEISDRRWKKVIQVLKVAACSSGCPTVDRTMVLLLQHMLWNLPEERETIRKIVFEFAISGGISTEKLRQEAEDLQAAISIALKNELPVKIICDSCGEEFRLRQEIETHHISHPNHSYTLKMEGPSRIYPYDNLVKEIDSLQEAAGKTNTLSQAQKEVFETELKSLSDRVERIKHRLEAERELLKNLMDANIWLSTLDRNEALLLHDTRSTELSELNDLISKSRLMLGIHSRQAQPEPQSELQPAKEAGKREMEKISVSDSGSGVNSFMKGIGSRFKFR
- a CDS encoding MarR family winged helix-turn-helix transcriptional regulator gives rise to the protein MDEATLKKIILLMMERDALDNFIFEQTFQKKIISKFKNLSKNQPVVIKIIGMEGEIMPSTIGRYTGMDKSSLTRMVDDLEKKGLVFRKTDPEDRRKVLVSLTEKGLECYNYSNQIVDELLKLVDEKDIEDYVLSLETMVRILRKAVSQQIK
- a CDS encoding TrmB family transcriptional regulator, translating into MTRKIIENLQKLGFTRNEAKIYAVLVCLKQARASEIAESSGVPRSKVYGTLRGMEKKGYVRIIEGEPTLFCCVEPEELIFRIRTDFMLSLSETANELNALSPATNGFSVGSFRKLKVRV
- a CDS encoding response regulator, encoding MVEGRILVVEDDHIVAMGIRIMLKNLGHTVTGVVSSGEEAISKAESTRPDLVLMDIMLKGNLNGIEASKEIITRFGIPVVYLTACSDRQLLEQIWNVGSGCIVKPFDEKDLEKSIDIVLSRCRLEEKDVKENSQKPQSDSEKFRTASGYLPVLKCLK
- a CDS encoding response regulator, which gives rise to MAEERKKAEGRILIVEDEHIVAMGIKKMVKSLGYTVTGVASSGEDAISKAESTFPDVVLMDIMLKGNMDGVEAAGEIRERFDVPVVYLTAYSDNKILERAKKTEPFGYIVKPFDEKDLHSSIEIALHRHRKEKEKTE
- a CDS encoding histidine kinase dimerization/phosphoacceptor domain -containing protein is translated as MRFNNFPLKSKLVIYIVVGVFLVLAVSTAVIISTVTSQEEKLAYQKSIEMASSYANQFDADMKANSAVANTVALTMENYKASNRTEVIGILKNILEKNPNLIGVYVGYEPNAFDGKDAEYINAPGHDATGRFVPYCNKIKGNLTVAPLVNYDSSDYYQLPKARGEDVLTEPYFYEGIFMVSHVSPIFKDGKFVGIAGADVPLKYMDEVVSKVKAFDTGYAFMVSNTGVLLSYPTHKEWIGKKSLYDFNSKEIARAADDIKNGTGGYIETVDSTTGKPVVMFYEPVRTGDLAFVLVIPKEEMLAGVVDLRNRLLVISAISILFMAALSYMIALSITKPIDEIVQDFKSIAQDAVKGKLDVRADTDVERDIREIPMGLNEILKAVIVPVRESIRVTNALAEGELKERVNLDVQGEFRELGNTLDKFSETLNSIIDDSNAVLTAFQQNDFKRPISIHGKGDFKLLTDGIEETRQALDMITTQRIEAEKALLDYAKELERSNKLKEDLERVVNTSPVIVFLWKYEPMWPAEFVSENITRLGYEVEDFTSNRLLYGDIVHPEDLEKMAVELEMNVEAGCTDYTSEYRILTKSGEVRWVDERTVIQRSKDGEVHLQGIILDITEHKKAEDALLQMEEIRKKEIHHRIKNNLQVISMLLYLESGNFTDRDVIEAFRDSQNRVKSMALVHEKLYQSEDMVSVDFADYIKNLVDYLFQSYSLDSRKVSLKLDVEKVFLGMDTAVPLGIIVNELVSNSLKHAFAGEKEGEIYIELHRNRENSTLQEKNYDNSGNTKAMPQNNEQTGLNGVTEDREEKLTLIVRDNGRGFPEKLDFRNTTSLGLQLVTTLVDQIEGDIRLDRSRGTGFEISFFKEMNSK